A window of Actinomadura viridis genomic DNA:
GGAGGGCTGGTTCGGCACGGCGGACGGGCTGCACGCCCGCGTCGAGATCAAGGCGGTCGAACGGCAGCCCGCCCGGACCATGCTCCGGTACGCGGTCACCTCACTGGACGACGCGGCCAAGACCGTCCCGTTCGCGGTCTCCCTCCTGGACCCGGTCGGCCGCAGGCTCTACCGGCCGCTGCCGGCCGCGCCCGCCGCCGGGACGCTGGCGCCCGGCGCCACCCGGGAGCTGACCGCCGAGTTCCCGGTGCTCCCGCCGGCCGTCCAGCGGCTCACCGTGATCACCTCGGGGACCGCGGGCGAGTTCACCGGCGTCCCGGTGACGTCCGGCTCCGGCGGCGGCCCGGCGACACCCGGCCCGTCGGGCTCCGCGTCCGTGTCCGCGTCCACGTCGGGCTCGGCGTCCGCGTCTCCGCCGGCCTCGGCCTCGGCGGTTCCCGCGGGCGCTCAAGGCGGCGCTCCGGGGGGCGCTCCGGCCGGGACCGGGCCCGCGGACCTGTACGACATCACCGAGGGCGAGACCAGGGACGTCGTCTCCGGCGCCGCGGACGTGACCGTGAACCTGCGTGCCGACGTCCTCTTCGAGTCCGGGAAGGCCGGCTTGTCCGGCCGTGCCAAGGGAGTGCTCGACCAGATCGCCGCGGAGATCCGGGAGCGGGCCGACCCGGCCCGGGGACCGCTGGCGATCGACGGGCACACCGACAGCGACGGCGCCGACGACGCCAACCTCAAGCTCTCCCGCGAGCGCGCCGAGGCGGTGGAGAAGGAACTGCGCGACCGCCTGGGCGGCACGTTCACCTACACCGCCCAGGGGAAGGGCGAGGCCGAGCTGATCGCCAAGGAGGGCGGCTCGGACGACGCCCGGGCGCGTTCCCGCAACCGCCGCGTGAAGATCTCCTACGCCGTACGGCAGCAGGCCCAGGGCGCCACCCCCGGCCCGAGCACGTCCACGAGCACGTCCCCGTCCACGAGCACGTCTCCGTCCGTGAGCACGTCTCCGAGCACGTCTCCGAGCGTTTCCGCCACGCCCGGCGGTACGGTCCGCCCGGCGGAATTCCGCGCCCGTGACGGCGCGACGGTGGGCAGCCGGACGGGCCGGTTCGGCGGCGCGAAGCGGAGGCTGGACGTCAAGCCCTTCTACCGTGACGGCGCGTACCTGGTGGCGGTGTTCGAGGTGGTGAACGAGGGGCCCGGGGCCACCCCGCCGGACGCCATCTACCCCCACAAGGACTACCTGGGAGGCGTCTTCACCTCGTTCTCCGTGAGCGTGCCCGGCGCCACCGAGGTCTACCGCGCGGTGCGCGTCGGCCCGCCCGCCGCCAACAGCGCCACCTACGTCG
This region includes:
- a CDS encoding OmpA family protein — protein: MPARRLLVPLAVPLAGLMAAAGCAGSGPEKVNPPTARAGASSGPPPAGSGPNPAKEGWFGTADGLHARVEIKAVERQPARTMLRYAVTSLDDAAKTVPFAVSLLDPVGRRLYRPLPAAPAAGTLAPGATRELTAEFPVLPPAVQRLTVITSGTAGEFTGVPVTSGSGGGPATPGPSGSASVSASTSGSASASPPASASAVPAGAQGGAPGGAPAGTGPADLYDITEGETRDVVSGAADVTVNLRADVLFESGKAGLSGRAKGVLDQIAAEIRERADPARGPLAIDGHTDSDGADDANLKLSRERAEAVEKELRDRLGGTFTYTAQGKGEAELIAKEGGSDDARARSRNRRVKISYAVRQQAQGATPGPSTSTSTSPSTSTSPSVSTSPSTSPSVSATPGGTVRPAEFRARDGATVGSRTGRFGGAKRRLDVKPFYRDGAYLVAVFEVVNEGPGATPPDAIYPHKDYLGGVFTSFSVSVPGATEVYRAVRVGPPAANSATYVDPGRAVFRTGLREPVRGFVYLPAPPGNPGKVTFDAGPFGKVENVPVS